From the Robbsia betulipollinis genome, the window GAGCCGTCCGGGTTCGGTGAGGGAGCGCACCCGCTTGCCGTGGCGCCGGAAGATCTCGACGCCGAGTTCCTCTTCCAGCTCGATGATGGCCTTCGAGACACCCGGCTGCGAGGTGTACAGGGCCTTTGCCGCTTCGGTCAGGTTGAAGTTCTGCCGGACGGCTTCCCGGACGAAACGGAATTGATGCAGATTCATTGTCGTGACCTGTTCATGCGAATGTCGACGCTACCGGCGGGAGGGAGCGGGCCGGACCTGCCGGATGGTGAAGCGACGGCGCGCCCGAAAAGCACGGAATGCGCGGTCTGGCGTTCATAACCCGCGGGCATAAAGTAACTATTTTTTAGTCGTTTGAAATATAAGCCGAGTTTATTACGATTTACAGTTGGTTTCCATTCAGCTTGCTTTTCCGTCAGTGCGCCGTCGACCGTTGCGCGGCCATGTGGACCGTGTGACCTGTCTGCCGACCGGGATGGAAGAAGCGGCGGGAGACACCGGCGACGGCTCGATCCGTGCGGCTGGATAACAGAGAGTGGCCCCTATGTACCGATACGACCAGTACGACCAGCAAATCGTCGACGAGCGCGTCGCCCAGTACCGTGACCAGGTGCGTCGGCGGGTGTCGGGCGAGCTCGAAGAGGAAGAATTCAAGCCGCTGCGCCTGCAGAACGGCCTGTATATGCAGCGTCACGCCTACATGCTGCGTGTGGCCATTCCGTACGGCAATCTGACGAGCCGGCAGATGCGCATGCTCGCGGAGATCGCGCGCGAGCACGATCGCGGCTATGGCCACTTCTCCACGCGCACGAATATCCAGTACAACTGGATCGAGCTGGAAGAGACGCCGCTGATTCTCGAGAAGCTGGCGTCGGTCCAGATGCATGGCATCCAGACGTCGGGCAACTGCATCCGCAATATCTCCTCCGATCAGTTCGCCGGCGTGGCGCCGGATGAACTGGTGGATCCGCGGCCGTACTGCGAGCTGATGCGGCAGTGGTCGACGTTCCATCCCGAATTCGCCTGGCTGCCGCGCAAGTTCAAGTTCGCGATCGACGGCTCGGTGACGGACCGGGCGGCGACGCAACTGCACGACATCGGGATCCATATGTCGCGCTCTCCCGCGGGCGAGGTGGTGGCGACGGTGCTGGCGGGCGGCGGGATGGGACGTACGCCGATCCTGGGATCGGTGATCAAGCAGGATCTGCCGTGGCAGCATCTGGCGTCTTATTGCGAGGCGGTTCTGCGGGTGTACAACCGGTACGGGCGCCGCGACAACATCTACAAGGCGCGGATCAAGATCCTGGTGAAGGCGCTGGGGGCGGAGCAGTTCGCCGCGCAGGTCGAGGAGGAGTGGTCGCATCTGAAGGATGGCCCGGCGACCTTCACGGAGGCCGAGCGCGACCGTATCGCGGCCTGCTTCACCGATCCGGCCTACGAAACCCTGCCGGCGACCGATACCGCCTACGAGAACCAGTTGCTGGAAAACCGCGCGTTCGCGCGCTGGGTGCAGCGCAACGTGCGCGCGCACAGGCAGCCGGGCTATGCGAGCGTGACGCTGTCGCTGAAACCGAAGGACGCGCCCCCGGGCGATGCGACCGACGCACAGATGGAGGCGGTGGCCGACTGGGCGGACCGCTTCAGCTTCGGCGAGATCCGGGTGACGCACGAGCAGAACCTGGTGCTCGCGGACGTGAAGCGCAGCGACCTGTTCGCGTTGTGGGAGCTGGCGAAGTCGCAGAATTTCGGCGCGGCGAACATCGGTTTGCTGACCGACATCATCGCCTGCCCGGGTGGCGATTTCTGCTCGCTGGCGAACGCGAAGTCGATCCCCATCGCGGCGGCGATCCAGCAGCGTTTCGACGATCTGGATTTCGTCTACGACCTGGGCGACGTGTCGCTGAACATCTCGGGTTGCATCAATTCCTGCGGTCATCACCATATCGGCAACATCGGCATCCTTGGCGTCGACAAGGACGGGTCCGAGTGGTATCAGGTGTCGCTGGGCGGCGAGCAGGGCAATGCATCGCGCATCGGCCGGGTGATCGGGCCGTCGTTCTCGGCGGAGGAAGTGCCGGACGTGATCAGCCATATCGTCGATACCTTCGTGGCGCATCGCATCGACGAGGAACGCTTCAGCGAAACCTTCACGCGCATCGGCGTGGCGCCGTTCAAGGAACGGGTCTACGCGGCGCGGCCGAAGGCAACGGCGTGATGCGCGGTATGCGGCATGCGAGTAGGGTGAAGGGTGCGACGATGCGTGCGGCGACGGTCGTGGCAATAAGCACGGCAACAAGCGCGGCGATGAGCGCGGCGACGACGGATAGCCGACCGGGGCAGGCGATGCCGCGCGGCCGGCAAGGGAGTGACGAATGACATTGATCATCAGGAACCGGGAAGTCGTCGAGGACGACTGGCTCGTGATTGCAGCGAATCCCGCGGGCGGGCTGCCTTTGCCGGAAGCATTGCCGGCCGGCAAGGTCATCGTACCGCTGGCGTACTGGAAGGATGCGGGCGAGACGCTGCGGGGTCTGCGCGACAAGGGCGAACTGGGTATCTGGCTGGCGCCGGACGACGAGCCGGCGGACGTGGTGCCGGAGTTCGAGGCGATCGCGTTGCTGGCCGTGGATTTCCCGGTGTTCCGGGATGGGCGCAGCATGAGCACGGCGCGCCTGCTGCGCGAGCGCCACGGCTGGACGGGCGAAATCCGCGCGATCGGCGATGTGCAACGCGACCAGATCGGTTACATGGCGCGCTGCGGCATCGATGTCTTCGCGGTGCGCGCGGACAAGGACATCCACGACGCGCTGAAGGCGTTCGACGAGCTGACGCTGCATTACCAGGGCGCCGTCGACGACCCCCGGCCGTTGTTCCGGCAGGTCGCGCGTCCATCTGCGGCCGAAATCGCAACTAACAGTATTGGTGGCGATGCTGCCACCTTAGCGGACATAGCGCGATGAACGCCGTGTCGACGCTGGCGCCGGCCGGCGTGTCCGCGCTGGACGCGTTGCGCCTTGGCCCGGTTTCGCAGCCGCTCGACGAACTCGTTGGCGAACTCGACGCGCGGCTCGCCGGTATCGCGCAGTCCCACGCGCGCGTCAAGTTGGCGAGCAGCCTGGCCGCCGAGGACATGGTACTGACGCATGCGATTCTCACGCGCGGCGTGGGCATCGGCATCTTCACGCTGGAGACGGAGCGTTTGCATCCGGAAACGGTCGGCATGCTGGCGGTGATCCGAGAGCGCTACGGCTATGAGGTCGAGGCGCTGCATCCGGATCCGCACGCGGTGCAGGAATACGTGCGACGCTATGGTCTGAACGCGTTCTACGAAAGCGTCGAGCTGCGCAAGGCCTGCTGCGGCATCCGCAAGGTGGAGCCGCTGAACCGGGCCCTCGCGGATGTCGAGGCCTGGGTGACCGGGCAGCGGCGCGAGCAGTCGGTGACGCGGACGGCGCTGGACCACGTGGAACACGACGCGGCGCGCGGCATCGCGAAATACAATCCGCTCGCGGACTGGACAGAGGCCGATGTGTGGGCCTATCTGGACCGTTTCGCGGTGCCGGTGAATCCACTGCACGCACGCGGCTATCCAAGCATCGGCTGCGAGCCCTGCACGCGGGCGATTCGCCCCGGCGAAGACAGCCGCGCGGGACGCTGGTGGTGGGAGTCGCGCGATTCGAAGGAGTGTGGCCTGCATGTCGCCTCCGCCCCGCCGGACACTACCAGCATCGTGCCGCAAAGCATCCTGCCGACCGGCGGCGGTCAACACTCATAGTCAAGGCGCGTCCGCGTCCGCCCGCAGCGTTGCGATGCTGCGGGGCGCGGGCCGTACAAGCAGTCATCGAGGAATCTGTCATGGGACTATCGTCCGACACGCACGTCGCCGATCCGGCGATCGCCATCGATCATCTGGACTGGCTCGAAGCCGAGTCCATTCATATCCTGCGGGAAGTGGTGGCGGAATGCCGCAAGCCGGGCCTGTTGTTCTCGGGCGGCAAGGATTCGGTGGTGGTGCTGCATCTGGCGCTGAAGGCTTTCGGGCTGGGCGCGAACCGCAAGACGGTGTTGCCGTTTCCGCTGGTGCACATCGATACCGGGCACAACTTCGACGAGGTGATCGATTTCCGCGACCGCCGTACGGCGGAGATCGGTGCGGAATTGATCGTCGGTCATGTGGAGACGTCGATCGCGCGCGGTACGGTGCGGCTGCGCCGCGAGACCGATTCCCGCAACGCCGCGCAGGCGGTGACGCTGCTGGAGACCATCGCGGAACACGATTTCGATGCGATGATCGGCGGCGCGCGGCGTGACGAGGAGAAGTCGCGCGCGAAGGAACGGATCTTTTCCTTCCGCGACGAGTTCGGCCAGTGGGACCCGAAGGCGCAGCGTCCGGAACTGTGGAGCCTGTTCAATACCCGCCTGAACAAGGGCGAACACCTGCGCGTGTTCCCGATCTCGAACTGGACCGAACTGGACGTCTGGCAATACATCGCACGCGAAAAGCTCGAACTGCCGTCGATCTACTACGCGCATTCGCGCGAGATCGTGCGCCGCAACGGGCTGTTGGTGCCGGTGACGCGTCTGACGCCGCCGCGCGCCGACGAGACGCCCGAGACGACGACCGTGCGCTTCAGGACCGTCGGCGACATCAGCTGCACCTGCCCGGTGGAGAGCGATGCGGCCGATCTCGAAACGATCATCGCCGAGACGGCGGTGTCCGACATCACCGAACGCGGCGCGACGCGCATGGACGATCAGGCGTCCGAGGCGGCGATGGAACAGCGCAAGAAGCAGGGGTATTTCTGATGCCCGCTCACGAGACTCCCATGACCGAACATACGATACGCGACCTCGGCGTGCTGCGTTTCATCACGGCCGGCAGCGTCGACGATGGCAAGAGCACCCTGATCGGCCGTCTGCTGTACGACAGCCGCGCAGTGCTGTCCGACCAGCTGGGCGCGCTCTCGCGCGCGAAAAACAAGCGGACCGCGGGCGACGAGATCGACCTCGCGCAGCTCACCGACGGGCTGGAGGCGGAGCGCGAGCAGGGGATCACGATCGATGTGGCCTACCGCTATTTCGCGACCGCCCGCCGCAAGTTCATCATCGCCGATACGCCCGGACACGAGCAGTACACGCGCAATATGGTGACCGGCGCTTCGACCGCGCATGCCGCGATCATCCTCGTGGATGCGACCCGCGTGACGTTCG encodes:
- a CDS encoding nitrite/sulfite reductase; protein product: MYRYDQYDQQIVDERVAQYRDQVRRRVSGELEEEEFKPLRLQNGLYMQRHAYMLRVAIPYGNLTSRQMRMLAEIAREHDRGYGHFSTRTNIQYNWIELEETPLILEKLASVQMHGIQTSGNCIRNISSDQFAGVAPDELVDPRPYCELMRQWSTFHPEFAWLPRKFKFAIDGSVTDRAATQLHDIGIHMSRSPAGEVVATVLAGGGMGRTPILGSVIKQDLPWQHLASYCEAVLRVYNRYGRRDNIYKARIKILVKALGAEQFAAQVEEEWSHLKDGPATFTEAERDRIAACFTDPAYETLPATDTAYENQLLENRAFARWVQRNVRAHRQPGYASVTLSLKPKDAPPGDATDAQMEAVADWADRFSFGEIRVTHEQNLVLADVKRSDLFALWELAKSQNFGAANIGLLTDIIACPGGDFCSLANAKSIPIAAAIQQRFDDLDFVYDLGDVSLNISGCINSCGHHHIGNIGILGVDKDGSEWYQVSLGGEQGNASRIGRVIGPSFSAEEVPDVISHIVDTFVAHRIDEERFSETFTRIGVAPFKERVYAARPKATA
- a CDS encoding DUF934 domain-containing protein, translating into MTLIIRNREVVEDDWLVIAANPAGGLPLPEALPAGKVIVPLAYWKDAGETLRGLRDKGELGIWLAPDDEPADVVPEFEAIALLAVDFPVFRDGRSMSTARLLRERHGWTGEIRAIGDVQRDQIGYMARCGIDVFAVRADKDIHDALKAFDELTLHYQGAVDDPRPLFRQVARPSAAEIATNSIGGDAATLADIAR
- a CDS encoding phosphoadenylyl-sulfate reductase; the encoded protein is MNAVSTLAPAGVSALDALRLGPVSQPLDELVGELDARLAGIAQSHARVKLASSLAAEDMVLTHAILTRGVGIGIFTLETERLHPETVGMLAVIRERYGYEVEALHPDPHAVQEYVRRYGLNAFYESVELRKACCGIRKVEPLNRALADVEAWVTGQRREQSVTRTALDHVEHDAARGIAKYNPLADWTEADVWAYLDRFAVPVNPLHARGYPSIGCEPCTRAIRPGEDSRAGRWWWESRDSKECGLHVASAPPDTTSIVPQSILPTGGGQHS
- the cysD gene encoding sulfate adenylyltransferase subunit CysD, translated to MGLSSDTHVADPAIAIDHLDWLEAESIHILREVVAECRKPGLLFSGGKDSVVVLHLALKAFGLGANRKTVLPFPLVHIDTGHNFDEVIDFRDRRTAEIGAELIVGHVETSIARGTVRLRRETDSRNAAQAVTLLETIAEHDFDAMIGGARRDEEKSRAKERIFSFRDEFGQWDPKAQRPELWSLFNTRLNKGEHLRVFPISNWTELDVWQYIAREKLELPSIYYAHSREIVRRNGLLVPVTRLTPPRADETPETTTVRFRTVGDISCTCPVESDAADLETIIAETAVSDITERGATRMDDQASEAAMEQRKKQGYF